In Granulicella tundricola MP5ACTX9, a single genomic region encodes these proteins:
- a CDS encoding CbtB domain-containing protein, translating to MAHSATTPVAAPLSIPVIPMRELLPWALFAGLMLLMAIYFVGAEQGATALFHGTAVHEFLHDGRHLLGFPCH from the coding sequence ATGGCACATTCCGCAACCACCCCCGTCGCAGCACCCCTCTCCATCCCCGTCATCCCCATGCGCGAGCTCCTCCCGTGGGCGCTCTTCGCAGGCCTCATGCTCCTCATGGCGATCTACTTCGTCGGCGCAGAGCAGGGTGCCACCGCCCTGTTCCACGGCACCGCCGTCCATGAGTTCCTGCACGACGGCCGCCACCTGCTCGGCTTCCCCTGCCACTAA
- a CDS encoding histidine phosphatase family protein, whose protein sequence is MTFISHGATAAVRAASFPLDEGLESGEGSRIAGLGWNGPRAQDVLMGPEVRVRMTAEGLGLTGVVDGGLRDFDYGDWRGLGLGEVEGRDPEGLMGWLTDVEARPHGGESVAGVIERTARWMEGRTAAGHTVAMTCPGVIKSAVVLAMGAPAAAFWRVDVAPLSLTDLRWNGRVWTVRCVSCAINSAAVLL, encoded by the coding sequence GTGACGTTTATCAGTCATGGGGCTACTGCGGCGGTGAGGGCAGCGAGTTTTCCGCTGGATGAGGGGCTTGAGAGTGGTGAGGGGTCGCGGATTGCTGGGCTGGGGTGGAATGGGCCTCGGGCGCAGGATGTGCTGATGGGTCCGGAGGTGCGGGTGAGGATGACTGCGGAGGGGCTCGGGCTGACGGGGGTGGTGGATGGAGGCCTGCGGGATTTTGACTATGGGGATTGGCGCGGGCTGGGGTTGGGGGAGGTTGAGGGGCGTGATCCGGAGGGGCTGATGGGGTGGCTGACGGATGTGGAGGCGCGACCGCATGGAGGGGAGTCGGTGGCGGGGGTGATAGAGCGGACTGCTCGATGGATGGAGGGGCGGACGGCTGCTGGGCATACGGTGGCGATGACTTGTCCAGGGGTGATCAAGAGTGCGGTGGTGTTGGCGATGGGCGCGCCGGCTGCGGCTTTCTGGCGGGTGGACGTTGCGCCGCTTTCATTGACGGATCTGCGGTGGAATGGACGGGTGTGGACGGTGCGGTGTGTTTCTTGTGCGATCAACTCTGCAGCCGTGCTACTTTGA